One segment of Curtobacterium poinsettiae DNA contains the following:
- a CDS encoding Abi family protein — MESARSCDADPVESQHHDRPARLTARADFLVWGGRMEYVKPWLSIGEQIEKLASKGVRIGDRGVAGSVLREVGYYRLTGYLYPFRESSVEIDDHGRRHIEVQDRYRAGTELAAAEALIAFDRSLRLLVIEGVERIEVAVRTQVGHVLGEQGPFAHEDGSLFTEAFTAHRADAPDGSSPHTAWLQRVRERQDSSDESFVAHFRTKYDDRMPIWALTEILELGHLARLYGGLRNDVATRIAREFGVPTKKTMLSWLASVNYVRNVAAHHARLFNRKLVVVPKRPRSGAVPHLAHLSGTDAPKQFGVYNTLAVMAYLLRSIPSDHDWAERVAALLGAFPSNEHLDLSSMGVGAGWLDHALWTGRH, encoded by the coding sequence GTGGAGAGCGCTCGATCCTGTGACGCGGATCCGGTAGAGTCTCAGCATCACGATCGGCCCGCTCGCCTCACGGCTCGGGCCGATTTTCTTGTCTGGGGGGGGCGCATGGAGTACGTGAAGCCGTGGCTCTCGATCGGTGAGCAGATCGAGAAGCTGGCTTCCAAGGGAGTCCGCATCGGTGATCGGGGCGTCGCGGGCTCGGTACTACGCGAAGTCGGCTACTACCGCCTCACCGGGTACCTGTATCCCTTCCGTGAATCCTCGGTCGAGATCGACGACCACGGCCGTCGGCACATCGAGGTCCAGGACCGGTACCGAGCAGGGACGGAACTCGCCGCAGCCGAAGCACTCATCGCCTTCGATCGGAGTCTCCGGCTCCTGGTGATCGAAGGTGTCGAGCGGATCGAGGTGGCCGTTCGAACCCAGGTCGGCCACGTCCTCGGAGAGCAAGGCCCCTTCGCTCACGAAGACGGATCACTCTTCACCGAGGCGTTCACCGCACACCGGGCCGATGCGCCTGATGGCTCCAGCCCGCACACTGCTTGGCTACAGCGCGTCCGCGAACGGCAGGATTCGTCGGATGAATCGTTCGTTGCCCACTTCCGCACCAAGTACGACGACCGGATGCCCATCTGGGCACTCACCGAGATCCTCGAGCTGGGACACCTCGCTCGGCTGTACGGCGGCCTCCGGAACGACGTCGCCACCCGGATCGCCCGAGAGTTCGGCGTCCCGACCAAGAAGACGATGCTGAGCTGGCTCGCCTCGGTCAACTACGTCCGGAACGTCGCAGCACACCATGCGCGTCTGTTCAACCGGAAGTTGGTCGTGGTCCCGAAACGGCCGAGGTCCGGTGCGGTACCGCACCTCGCACATCTCTCGGGAACCGATGCGCCGAAGCAGTTCGGTGTCTACAACACCTTGGCGGTGATGGCCTACCTGCTCAGGTCGATCCCGTCCGACCACGACTGGGCCGAGCGCGTGGCCGCTCTCCTCGGGGCCTTCCCGAGCAACGAACACCTCGATCTCTCGTCGATGGGTGTCGGCGCCGGTTGGCTGGACCACGCGCTCTGGACAGGTCGCCACTGA
- a CDS encoding helix-turn-helix transcriptional regulator yields the protein MAGPSARMLALLSLLQVHRDWPGDELAGRLEVSPRTVRRDVDRLRGLGYRVEALRGPAGGYRLEAGFDLPPLLFDDDQAVAIALALAVAPASGADVAESAARALATVRQVMPARLRSRVDAVQAVTATSRTTTHPEVLVAVSEAVHLREVFRFGYGEDETPHRVEPHAVVARNGRWYLLDWDADRDDWRTHRIDRITPRMRTRVPFTPRPIPGGDAAAFVSARFKGSAIDDVWPCTGSVSMTAGDARRIAPYRPEDAVVEQLEGDRARVTLGSWSWDGLANVVSGLAVDFVVAGPEELVEAVADLADRLRAAGTRGPA from the coding sequence ATGGCCGGACCCTCCGCACGCATGCTCGCGCTGCTCTCCCTGCTGCAGGTGCACCGTGACTGGCCGGGCGACGAGCTGGCCGGACGGCTCGAGGTCAGCCCCCGCACCGTCCGCCGCGACGTCGATCGGCTCCGCGGCCTGGGGTACCGGGTCGAGGCGCTCCGCGGCCCGGCCGGTGGCTACCGGCTCGAGGCCGGCTTCGACCTGCCCCCGCTGCTGTTCGACGACGACCAGGCGGTGGCGATCGCCCTGGCGCTCGCCGTGGCGCCGGCATCGGGGGCGGACGTCGCCGAGTCGGCGGCCCGTGCCCTCGCGACCGTTCGGCAGGTGATGCCCGCGCGCTTGCGGTCCCGGGTCGACGCGGTGCAGGCCGTGACCGCGACGAGCCGGACCACCACGCACCCGGAGGTCCTGGTGGCGGTGAGTGAGGCCGTTCACCTTCGCGAGGTGTTCCGCTTCGGGTACGGCGAGGACGAGACCCCGCACCGGGTGGAACCGCACGCCGTCGTCGCCCGGAACGGTCGCTGGTACCTGCTCGACTGGGATGCCGACCGCGACGACTGGCGCACCCACCGCATCGACCGGATCACGCCGCGGATGCGCACCCGAGTCCCCTTCACGCCGCGACCGATCCCCGGTGGCGATGCGGCGGCGTTCGTGTCTGCGCGGTTCAAGGGGTCCGCGATCGACGACGTGTGGCCCTGCACCGGCTCGGTGTCGATGACCGCGGGCGATGCGCGGCGGATCGCGCCGTACCGGCCCGAGGACGCCGTGGTCGAGCAGCTCGAGGGGGACCGCGCCCGCGTCACCCTCGGGTCGTGGTCGTGGGACGGACTCGCGAACGTGGTGTCAGGACTTGCGGTCGACTTCGTCGTCGCGGGTCCGGAGGAGCTCGTCGAGGCCGTGGCAGACCTCGCTGACCGGTTGCGGGCGGCCGGCACGCGTGGCCCAGCGTGA
- a CDS encoding VOC family protein: MSIETTTHLNFDGDARAALDFYASVFGGEVTAATYGQMGALDDPAWADRIVFGQVSTDAGFRIMAFDVWPGQPYDQGSNAFYVFVHGDDTAEIERYWAALSDGAEVRQPLEPSAWAPLAGQLRDRFGVVWQLDVAAPTE; encoded by the coding sequence ATGAGCATCGAAACGACAACCCACCTCAACTTCGACGGCGACGCCCGCGCGGCGCTCGACTTCTACGCATCGGTCTTCGGCGGCGAGGTCACCGCCGCCACGTACGGGCAGATGGGCGCCCTGGACGACCCGGCCTGGGCCGACCGCATCGTCTTCGGCCAGGTGTCCACCGACGCCGGCTTCCGGATCATGGCCTTCGACGTCTGGCCCGGCCAGCCCTACGACCAGGGATCGAACGCCTTCTACGTGTTCGTGCACGGCGACGACACCGCCGAGATCGAGCGGTACTGGGCCGCACTGTCCGACGGCGCCGAGGTCCGGCAGCCCCTGGAGCCCTCGGCCTGGGCACCGTTGGCCGGGCAGCTGCGCGACCGGTTCGGCGTGGTCTGGCAGCTCGACGTCGCGGCGCCGACCGAGTGA
- a CDS encoding putative RNA methyltransferase has protein sequence MRDDLLPMLACPVCAEPLGRVDGGQVGCPNGHRFDEAKQGHLTLLPAKRRALTADTTEMVDARLRFLGRGHYAPVERVLAVIVADATAPGIVLDVGSGPGTYLAHALRAADGRPVVAPDALAPVGRQPTRRLGVALDLSAVAIRRAARAHERAGAVVGDVTERLPVVDGAAAVVLDVFAPRNQTEYARVLHPDGVLAVVTPRTGHLAELAEATISVDPEKERRLHDSLTPSFALRSSEDLMWTMDLSAEDVHDVVHMGPSHHHVAAEQVFAPTSVTATVTVSTWSRSG, from the coding sequence GTGCGTGACGACCTGCTGCCGATGCTCGCCTGCCCCGTGTGCGCCGAGCCCCTCGGTCGCGTCGACGGCGGCCAGGTCGGCTGCCCGAACGGTCACCGGTTCGACGAGGCGAAGCAGGGCCACCTGACGCTCCTGCCCGCGAAGCGGCGGGCACTCACGGCGGACACCACCGAGATGGTCGACGCGCGGCTGCGGTTCCTGGGGCGCGGGCACTACGCGCCCGTCGAGCGGGTGCTCGCCGTGATCGTCGCGGACGCCACCGCGCCCGGCATCGTGCTCGACGTCGGTTCGGGTCCGGGGACCTACCTGGCGCATGCGCTGCGCGCGGCGGACGGGAGGCCCGTGGTCGCGCCGGACGCGCTTGCACCTGTCGGCCGGCAGCCGACTCGACGACTGGGGGTGGCGTTGGACCTGTCGGCCGTCGCGATCCGGCGTGCGGCACGCGCCCACGAGCGGGCGGGGGCCGTCGTCGGTGACGTGACCGAGCGCCTCCCGGTCGTCGACGGCGCTGCCGCGGTCGTGCTGGACGTCTTCGCACCCCGCAACCAGACCGAGTACGCCCGCGTCCTGCACCCCGACGGCGTGCTCGCGGTGGTGACCCCGCGGACCGGCCACCTGGCGGAGCTCGCCGAGGCGACGATCAGCGTGGACCCGGAGAAGGAGCGCCGGCTGCACGACTCCCTGACGCCGTCGTTCGCGCTGCGGTCCTCCGAGGACCTGATGTGGACGATGGACCTGTCGGCGGAGGACGTCCACGACGTGGTGCACATGGGACCGAGCCACCACCACGTCGCGGCGGAGCAGGTGTTCGCGCCGACGAGTGTGACCGCGACCGTGACGGTCAGCACGTGGAGCCGCTCGGGCTGA
- a CDS encoding SDR family NAD(P)-dependent oxidoreductase, with the protein MSLQQLFGLDGRTALVTGGSSGIGRAIATALADAGAHVLVAARTRSAIDATVDDVRAAGGSADGVVADLSTRAGAHALADAAGDVDVLVNSAGINLRPPMAELDEATWDATMAVNLDAPFVLGQRLAPGMAARGYGRIVSISSQQAHRPFAASGAYGVSKAGLEALARSQAEAWSAQGVTSNVLVPGFVRTPLNERLGSDPATVAALAARTLVGRNGLASDFAAAAVFLAGPGSAYVTGQSIAVDGGFSVH; encoded by the coding sequence ATGTCGCTGCAGCAGCTCTTCGGCCTCGACGGACGCACCGCACTCGTGACGGGAGGCAGCTCCGGCATCGGCCGCGCCATCGCCACCGCGCTCGCGGACGCGGGAGCCCACGTGCTCGTCGCCGCCCGGACCAGGTCCGCCATCGACGCGACGGTCGACGACGTCCGCGCTGCTGGCGGGTCCGCCGACGGCGTCGTCGCGGACCTGTCCACGCGCGCCGGAGCACACGCACTCGCCGATGCGGCCGGCGACGTCGACGTCCTCGTGAACTCCGCCGGCATCAACCTCCGGCCACCGATGGCCGAACTCGACGAGGCCACCTGGGACGCCACGATGGCCGTCAACCTCGACGCGCCGTTCGTGCTCGGGCAGCGGCTCGCACCCGGCATGGCGGCCCGTGGGTACGGACGGATCGTGTCGATCAGTTCGCAGCAGGCCCACCGCCCCTTCGCCGCCAGCGGCGCGTACGGGGTCTCCAAGGCCGGCCTGGAGGCGCTGGCCCGGTCCCAGGCAGAGGCCTGGTCCGCGCAGGGGGTCACCTCCAACGTCCTCGTCCCCGGTTTCGTGCGCACCCCGCTCAACGAGCGGCTCGGTTCCGACCCGGCGACGGTGGCGGCCCTCGCCGCACGGACGCTGGTCGGCCGGAACGGGCTGGCGTCGGACTTCGCCGCGGCGGCGGTGTTCCTCGCCGGGCCCGGGTCGGCCTACGTCACCGGACAGTCCATCGCGGTGGACGGCGGGTTCTCCGTCCACTGA
- a CDS encoding CG0192-related protein, whose product MAVIEQATLRPSKAEALAAWLPDQAWSGVVAGAPLEVIGQFRFDDPAGEVGVEVLLVRTEDGRVLQAPLTYRDAPLPGADAFLVTEMDHSVLGRRWVYDAVGDPVHADVLRRAIVTGGHEAELELANGAGQRPKDAWARGSGSEPDSPSVTSVRATTADAVTSIATDHGTLVIARAVGTALPEGETLTGTWTDGSEVLAVLLPERA is encoded by the coding sequence ATGGCAGTCATCGAGCAGGCAACCCTCCGCCCCTCCAAGGCCGAGGCGCTCGCCGCCTGGCTCCCCGACCAGGCGTGGAGCGGCGTCGTCGCGGGAGCACCGCTCGAGGTCATCGGGCAGTTCCGGTTCGACGACCCCGCCGGCGAGGTCGGCGTCGAAGTGCTGCTCGTCCGCACCGAGGACGGCCGGGTCCTGCAGGCGCCACTGACCTACCGGGACGCACCGCTGCCCGGCGCCGACGCGTTCCTGGTCACCGAGATGGACCACTCCGTGCTCGGGCGACGGTGGGTGTACGACGCGGTGGGCGATCCAGTCCACGCCGACGTCCTGCGCCGAGCGATCGTCACCGGTGGGCACGAAGCGGAGCTCGAGTTGGCCAACGGTGCCGGACAGCGGCCGAAGGACGCCTGGGCCCGCGGTAGCGGCTCCGAACCCGACTCCCCCAGCGTCACCTCGGTGCGAGCGACCACCGCGGACGCCGTGACGTCGATCGCGACCGACCACGGCACCCTCGTCATCGCTCGGGCCGTCGGCACGGCCCTGCCCGAGGGCGAGACGCTGACCGGGACGTGGACGGACGGTTCCGAGGTGCTCGCCGTCCTGCTGCCAGAACGCGCCTGA
- a CDS encoding aldo/keto reductase, whose translation MKTLELPQTDLTASDVVVGLMRINDMSDEDIRSLYSASRDAGVNMFDHAAVYGEWHGCEERFGAAVTLSPAERAEIVLQTKVGIRPTPKGAYFDFSYEHILESVHESLEALQTEYVDVLLLHRPDALVEPEEVAKAFDELHAAGKVHHFGVSNHTPGQVDLLKKHVRQPLAFNQVQLSITHANVISQGLTANMGGLEQSVDRDNDILNYSRINDITLQAWSPFQKGFFDGVFLGDREQYAELNDVLEEVAAAHGVTPTGIAVAWITRHPAHFQVVLGTTNPQRVRDSAAGSDVELSREEWYRIFTAAGHTVP comes from the coding sequence GTGAAGACACTGGAGTTGCCACAGACAGACCTCACCGCCTCCGACGTCGTCGTCGGACTGATGCGGATCAACGACATGAGCGACGAGGACATCCGCTCGCTCTACAGCGCCTCGCGTGATGCGGGTGTGAACATGTTCGACCACGCGGCGGTCTACGGCGAGTGGCACGGCTGCGAGGAGCGGTTCGGCGCGGCCGTCACGCTGTCGCCCGCGGAGCGCGCCGAGATCGTGCTGCAGACCAAGGTCGGCATCCGACCGACGCCGAAGGGCGCCTACTTCGACTTCTCGTACGAGCACATCCTCGAGTCCGTGCACGAGTCGCTCGAGGCACTGCAGACCGAGTACGTCGACGTCCTGCTGCTGCACCGCCCCGACGCCCTGGTCGAGCCGGAAGAGGTCGCGAAGGCCTTCGACGAGCTGCACGCCGCCGGCAAGGTGCACCACTTCGGCGTCTCGAACCACACCCCCGGCCAGGTCGACCTGCTCAAGAAGCACGTCCGCCAGCCGCTCGCGTTCAACCAGGTGCAGCTGAGCATCACCCACGCCAACGTGATCTCGCAGGGCCTGACCGCGAACATGGGCGGCCTCGAGCAGTCGGTCGACCGCGACAACGACATCCTCAACTACTCGCGCATCAACGACATCACGCTCCAGGCCTGGTCGCCGTTCCAGAAGGGCTTCTTCGACGGCGTCTTCCTGGGCGACCGTGAGCAGTACGCCGAGCTGAACGACGTGCTCGAGGAGGTCGCAGCCGCGCACGGTGTCACCCCGACCGGTATCGCGGTCGCGTGGATCACCCGCCACCCCGCGCACTTCCAGGTCGTCCTCGGCACGACGAACCCGCAGCGCGTGCGGGACTCGGCAGCCGGCTCGGACGTCGAGCTGTCGCGCGAGGAGTGGTACCGGATCTTCACCGCGGCAGGACACACCGTTCCCTGA
- a CDS encoding GNAT family N-acetyltransferase produces MLHDLVLPVRLATRSGVVTLRNATEADLDALMTLLSDDPISAARGDVAAPEDRPQYAEALRSIVDDSANALLVAEDTDGRLVGTLQLTRIPGMARRGATRLLVEAVRVSSALCSGGIGSALVRWVTDVAAPELGTPLVQLTSDAARTDAHRFYERLGFTGSHVGFKYRVPGVGAR; encoded by the coding sequence GTGCTCCACGACCTCGTCCTGCCCGTCCGTCTGGCCACACGCTCCGGCGTGGTGACGCTGCGGAACGCCACGGAAGCGGACCTCGACGCACTCATGACGCTGTTGTCCGACGACCCGATCAGCGCCGCGCGCGGAGACGTCGCTGCGCCGGAGGACCGCCCGCAGTACGCCGAGGCACTCCGATCGATCGTGGACGACTCGGCGAACGCGCTGCTCGTCGCCGAGGACACCGACGGTCGACTCGTCGGCACGCTGCAGCTCACGCGGATCCCGGGGATGGCTCGTCGTGGTGCCACCCGACTGCTCGTCGAGGCGGTGCGGGTCAGCAGTGCGCTGTGCTCCGGAGGCATCGGGAGCGCGCTGGTGCGGTGGGTCACGGACGTCGCAGCACCGGAGCTCGGAACCCCGCTCGTGCAGCTCACGTCGGACGCCGCCCGCACGGATGCGCACCGGTTCTACGAGCGCCTCGGCTTCACCGGCTCGCACGTCGGGTTCAAGTACCGCGTCCCCGGCGTCGGCGCACGCTGA